In Halobacteriovorax marinus SJ, the following proteins share a genomic window:
- a CDS encoding ABC-F family ATP-binding cassette domain-containing protein, whose translation MISANNVSLAFGGRKLFDEVNIKFTPGNCYGLIGANGAGKSTFLKILSGDIEAQTGNIEIKPGDRLSVLKQDHFAYDEHAVLKTVLMGNQKLFAIMEEKDAIYMKEDFSDEDGIRAAELESEFAELNGWEAESEAATLLSGLGIGTEYHDKIMKDLTGSEKVKILLAQALIGDPDILLLDEPTNHLDIKAIQWLENFLMDFTNTVIVVSHDRHFLNKVCTHIADIDFGKITVYTGNYDFWRKASELAIQLRSDQRRKSEEKAAELKNFIQRFSANASKSKQATSRQKQLEKLKIEDLPISSRKYPYVHFQPTREAGKELLKVDGISKTIEGEKILDNISFTINKGDKVVVLGENDVAKTTLFQILMGEIEADSGTFEWGVTTSRAYFPNDNSSYFNDGKYSITDWLRQYSEEKDESFIRGFLGKMLFSGEEALKKTNVLSGGEKVRCMLSKMMLSGANVLLLDGPTNHLDLESITAVNEGLIKFSGTTLFTSHDHEFIQTVANRIIDIDVKLVEDKYISYDDYLNLN comes from the coding sequence ATGATTAGTGCTAATAATGTAAGTTTAGCTTTTGGTGGAAGAAAGCTTTTTGATGAAGTTAATATTAAATTTACTCCGGGAAATTGTTACGGCTTAATTGGAGCCAACGGAGCAGGTAAATCAACTTTCTTAAAAATCTTATCTGGTGATATTGAAGCTCAAACAGGAAATATTGAAATAAAGCCTGGAGACAGACTCTCAGTACTAAAGCAGGATCACTTTGCCTACGACGAACATGCAGTTCTAAAAACTGTACTTATGGGAAACCAGAAGCTCTTTGCTATTATGGAAGAGAAAGACGCCATCTATATGAAGGAAGACTTCTCAGATGAAGACGGTATTAGAGCCGCTGAACTTGAATCAGAGTTTGCCGAGCTTAACGGTTGGGAAGCAGAGTCTGAAGCTGCAACTCTTCTCTCTGGTCTAGGTATCGGTACAGAATATCACGATAAAATAATGAAAGACTTAACTGGTTCTGAGAAAGTTAAGATTCTTCTGGCCCAAGCACTAATTGGTGATCCAGATATTCTTCTTCTGGATGAGCCTACCAACCACCTTGATATTAAGGCCATTCAGTGGTTAGAAAACTTCCTAATGGATTTCACTAATACAGTTATTGTAGTTTCTCACGATAGACACTTCTTAAATAAAGTATGTACTCATATTGCAGATATCGACTTCGGTAAAATTACAGTTTATACAGGTAATTACGACTTCTGGAGAAAGGCATCAGAGCTTGCAATCCAACTTAGAAGTGATCAGAGAAGAAAGTCTGAAGAGAAGGCCGCAGAGTTAAAGAACTTTATTCAAAGATTCTCTGCCAATGCTTCAAAATCTAAGCAGGCCACTTCAAGACAGAAACAATTAGAAAAATTAAAAATTGAAGATCTTCCAATCTCTTCGAGAAAGTACCCTTATGTACACTTTCAACCAACTAGAGAGGCGGGAAAAGAGCTGCTAAAAGTTGATGGAATAAGCAAGACAATAGAAGGCGAAAAAATCCTAGACAATATTTCTTTCACTATTAATAAAGGTGATAAAGTTGTTGTTCTTGGAGAGAACGATGTGGCAAAGACAACTCTCTTTCAAATTCTTATGGGAGAAATTGAAGCTGACTCTGGAACATTTGAATGGGGTGTTACAACTTCAAGGGCCTACTTCCCTAACGACAATTCAAGTTACTTCAATGATGGAAAGTATTCTATTACAGACTGGCTTAGACAATACTCAGAAGAAAAAGATGAGTCTTTCATTAGAGGCTTTCTAGGAAAGATGCTCTTTTCAGGAGAAGAGGCCTTAAAGAAAACAAATGTTCTCTCAGGGGGAGAGAAAGTTAGATGTATGCTTTCTAAGATGATGCTCTCTGGTGCCAACGTTCTTCTACTAGATGGTCCAACAAACCACCTTGACCTAGAAAGTATTACTGCCGTTAACGAGGGATTAATCAAATTCTCTGGTACGACACTCTTCACTTCTCATGACCATGAATTTA
- a CDS encoding exodeoxyribonuclease III: MKIYSWNVAGIRACEKKGLYDWYLEELAEVYCFQETKALPEQLNDQLVNPKSHSAIYAPAVKKGYSGVSTWVKSGIEHKHTIGLGIEEFDNEGRTIITEFDNFFLFNCYFPNGQRDHARVPYKMSYCKAIEEKAQELHQQFKKDIIITGDYNTAHHPIDLANPKTNTKSTGFLPLEREWMDHFEEIGYVDIFRHFTPEENGHYTWWTYRSNCRERNIGWRIDYFWTNKDMLKNIKGCSHHTDILGSDHCPISLELN, translated from the coding sequence ATGAAGATATATTCATGGAATGTGGCCGGTATCAGGGCCTGTGAGAAAAAAGGTCTCTATGATTGGTACCTAGAAGAACTAGCAGAGGTTTACTGCTTTCAGGAAACGAAGGCCCTTCCTGAGCAACTTAACGATCAACTTGTAAACCCAAAGTCCCACAGTGCCATTTATGCGCCGGCGGTAAAAAAGGGCTATTCAGGAGTATCAACTTGGGTAAAAAGTGGAATCGAACACAAGCATACTATAGGACTTGGTATTGAAGAATTTGATAATGAGGGAAGAACTATTATTACAGAGTTTGATAACTTCTTTCTCTTTAATTGCTACTTTCCAAATGGTCAGAGAGACCATGCGCGAGTTCCCTATAAGATGAGCTACTGCAAGGCCATTGAAGAGAAGGCGCAAGAACTACACCAACAATTTAAAAAAGATATTATTATTACAGGTGATTACAATACTGCTCACCATCCCATTGATCTAGCGAATCCAAAAACCAATACAAAGTCGACTGGCTTTCTTCCCCTAGAAAGAGAGTGGATGGATCACTTTGAGGAAATTGGCTATGTGGATATCTTTCGCCACTTCACTCCAGAGGAGAATGGTCATTACACTTGGTGGACTTATAGATCAAATTGTAGAGAGAGAAATATTGGCTGGAGAATAGATTACTTTTGGACCAATAAAGACATGCTTAAAAATATTAAAGGCTGTTCACACCACACAGATATTCTTGGAAGTGACCACTGCCCTATTTCCCTTGAGCTAAACTAG
- a CDS encoding YihY/virulence factor BrkB family protein: MKKAKHQIIQFSRNYESYSYRMTTKIIAKMLHGFFLFKKRKCEILAGATTFFALLSFCPAMLLSISLVGFLTGDIASAKGIVLTSLNENIPSLAPWIMKSISAIVDQQLHTTKSSNVFNTLFLGYSLIGLISALMYGVRTIAGSRAKGGYLVEDLKSFMIGVCMSLFLGFLFVSSNEVLFKAVFFSGPEKLPDLAKTVFNLQLLPILSSIIFFTGFYKFSSGKKIALSHAFLGACSFVALFVLGKSGHWIYVKLSEQELAQNYGNFSTIVMAVVWVYYLVCSFFYGASLSNIEKENVFKIVIKDTQKSQSENLELLPEIPVEEEHFKSAS; the protein is encoded by the coding sequence ATGAAAAAAGCCAAGCATCAAATAATTCAGTTTAGTCGAAATTATGAATCCTATAGCTATAGAATGACTACGAAAATCATTGCAAAGATGTTGCACGGTTTTTTTCTTTTTAAAAAGAGAAAGTGCGAGATCTTGGCCGGAGCTACGACATTCTTTGCGCTATTAAGTTTCTGTCCTGCAATGCTACTTTCTATCTCTTTAGTGGGATTTTTAACTGGCGATATTGCAAGTGCAAAAGGGATTGTTCTAACTTCTTTAAATGAGAATATTCCAAGCCTTGCTCCATGGATTATGAAAAGTATCTCGGCGATTGTTGATCAACAACTTCATACAACTAAGTCATCAAATGTCTTCAATACACTTTTTCTAGGCTACTCCTTAATAGGCTTAATTTCTGCACTAATGTATGGAGTGAGAACGATCGCTGGCTCTAGGGCGAAGGGTGGTTATCTTGTAGAAGATTTAAAGTCTTTTATGATAGGGGTTTGCATGAGTCTCTTCTTGGGCTTTCTCTTTGTGAGCTCTAATGAGGTGCTCTTTAAGGCCGTCTTTTTTTCAGGACCTGAAAAGCTTCCAGACTTAGCCAAAACAGTTTTCAATTTACAATTACTCCCAATTCTGAGTTCGATAATCTTCTTCACTGGCTTTTATAAGTTTAGTTCTGGAAAGAAAATTGCGCTTAGTCACGCTTTTCTTGGGGCGTGTTCATTTGTAGCACTCTTTGTTCTAGGGAAATCTGGACACTGGATTTATGTAAAACTCTCAGAACAAGAGCTGGCACAAAATTATGGAAACTTTTCTACAATAGTTATGGCCGTCGTTTGGGTTTACTACTTAGTTTGTTCGTTCTTCTATGGAGCTAGTCTTTCAAATATTGAAAAAGAGAATGTCTTTAAAATTGTGATTAAAGACACTCAAAAAAGTCAAAGTGAGAATCTAGAGCTACTGCCTGAGATCCCTGTGGAAGAGGAGCATTTTAAATCTGCTTCTTAG